The proteins below come from a single Gemmatimonadaceae bacterium genomic window:
- the rplK gene encoding 50S ribosomal protein L11, with product MAKKVIGFVKLQIPAGKANPAPPVGTALGPQGINIMAFCKEFNARTQGQDTILPVEITIFADKSFTFILKTPPAAVLLKKEAGIEKGSGAPNRTKVGSVTKAQVRKIAEIKLPDLNCDSIESAMAMIAGAARSMGVEVKD from the coding sequence ATGGCAAAAAAGGTCATCGGATTCGTCAAGCTGCAGATTCCTGCAGGCAAGGCGAACCCGGCGCCCCCCGTCGGCACCGCTCTCGGTCCGCAGGGAATCAACATCATGGCGTTCTGCAAAGAGTTCAACGCTCGGACGCAGGGCCAGGACACGATTCTCCCGGTCGAGATCACGATTTTCGCCGACAAATCCTTCACCTTCATCCTGAAGACGCCGCCAGCGGCTGTTCTTCTGAAGAAGGAAGCAGGGATCGAAAAGGGCTCGGGTGCGCCCAACCGCACAAAGGTTGGATCCGTCACGAAGGCGCAGGTGAGGAAGATCGCCGAGATCAAACTCCCTGACCTGAACTGCGATTCCATCGAGTCGGCAATGGCGATGATTGCCGGAGCCGCACGCTCGATGGGCGTCGAGGTGAAGGACTGA
- the nusG gene encoding transcription termination/antitermination protein NusG: protein MEHRWYAIQTTSGHENKVRSLILRRIDADPRPPEDRSIRQALVPTQEVVEIKSGKKVNVERKIFPGYVLVEMVMDQETAHTINGIQGVIKFVGHERLPQPLRPEEVNRLLGIADEAEAEAPKEEIPFLVGQAVAITEGPFTDFNGTVEEVLADKGKVRVSVSLFGRPTSVELDYLQLKGY, encoded by the coding sequence GTGGAGCACCGCTGGTACGCGATCCAGACGACCTCTGGACATGAGAACAAGGTCCGGTCGCTGATCCTCCGAAGGATCGACGCCGACCCGCGTCCGCCCGAGGACCGGTCCATCCGTCAGGCCCTCGTGCCCACGCAGGAAGTGGTGGAGATCAAGAGTGGCAAGAAAGTGAACGTGGAGCGGAAGATCTTTCCGGGCTACGTCCTGGTCGAGATGGTGATGGACCAGGAGACGGCGCACACGATCAATGGCATTCAGGGCGTGATCAAGTTCGTCGGCCACGAGCGTCTGCCTCAGCCGCTGCGTCCCGAGGAAGTCAACCGGCTTCTCGGAATCGCAGACGAGGCGGAAGCCGAAGCGCCCAAGGAAGAGATTCCGTTTCTGGTCGGTCAGGCGGTCGCTATCACAGAGGGTCCGTTCACGGATTTCAACGGGACTGTCGAAGAGGTGCTGGCGGACAAGGGCAAGGTTCGCGTATCGGTGTCGCTCTTCGGGCGGCCAACATCCGTGGAGCTCGATTACCTGCAGTTGAAAGGGTACTAA